A stretch of Desulfovibrio subterraneus DNA encodes these proteins:
- the trpB gene encoding tryptophan synthase subunit beta, whose product MTTSATLPNADGFFGEFGGQYVPEPLKPILNELAAAFEKYRNDPEFIREYNYYLKQFSGRETPVYLCANLTEKLGGAKIYLKREDLNHLGAHKVNNTIGQILLAKRMGKKKIIAETGAGQHGVATAATAALMGMECTIYMGAVDVERQKLNVFRMQMMGATVVAAQSGQRTLKEAVDEALAAWVQDAENTFYLLGSAVGPHPYPAIVREFQSVVGREARRQMLESEGRLPDYCIACVGGGSNAIGLFTEFVGDAGVKLVGVEPAGRGLEYGQHAASLCLGGPGVMHGFNSYMLKDDQGEPAEVYSISAGLDYPSVGPEHAYLKDAGRAQYVYASDKEATDAFFMLSRMEGIIPALESSHALAHAMKLAPTLSKDDIILVNLSGRGDKDVAQIEAMVADGSVVPPCIIR is encoded by the coding sequence ATGACTACTTCTGCTACCCTTCCCAATGCTGACGGCTTCTTTGGCGAGTTTGGCGGCCAGTATGTGCCCGAACCGCTCAAGCCCATCCTGAACGAGCTTGCTGCCGCGTTTGAAAAGTACCGCAACGATCCGGAGTTCATCCGCGAATATAATTACTACCTCAAGCAGTTCTCCGGCCGCGAAACTCCCGTGTACCTGTGTGCCAACCTGACCGAGAAGCTCGGCGGGGCGAAGATCTATCTCAAGCGAGAAGACCTCAACCATCTCGGCGCGCACAAGGTGAACAACACCATCGGGCAGATCCTGCTGGCCAAGCGCATGGGCAAGAAGAAGATTATCGCTGAAACCGGTGCGGGGCAGCACGGAGTTGCCACGGCGGCCACAGCCGCGCTCATGGGCATGGAGTGTACAATATATATGGGCGCGGTGGATGTGGAACGCCAGAAGCTGAACGTGTTTCGCATGCAGATGATGGGCGCAACGGTTGTTGCGGCGCAGAGCGGTCAGCGAACCCTCAAGGAAGCGGTGGATGAGGCGCTTGCAGCATGGGTGCAGGACGCGGAAAACACCTTCTATCTGCTCGGCTCCGCTGTCGGACCGCATCCCTATCCGGCCATCGTGCGTGAATTTCAGTCTGTTGTGGGCCGGGAGGCCAGACGGCAGATGCTGGAGTCGGAAGGCCGTCTGCCCGATTACTGCATCGCCTGTGTGGGCGGTGGCTCCAATGCCATTGGCCTGTTCACCGAATTTGTGGGAGATGCCGGGGTCAAGCTGGTCGGTGTGGAGCCGGCAGGGCGGGGCCTTGAATATGGGCAGCATGCGGCGAGCCTCTGCCTAGGCGGGCCTGGCGTGATGCACGGCTTCAACTCCTATATGCTCAAGGATGATCAGGGTGAACCCGCCGAGGTCTATTCCATCTCCGCTGGTCTTGATTACCCCAGCGTCGGTCCTGAGCACGCCTATCTTAAAGATGCCGGCAGAGCGCAGTATGTGTATGCCAGCGACAAGGAGGCAACGGATGCCTTCTTCATGCTGTCGCGCATGGAAGGGATCATTCCGGCACTGGAATCGTCCCACGCGCTGGCGCACGCCATGAAGCTTGCACCCACCCTGAGCAAGGACGATATCATACTGGTGAACCTCTCCGGGCGTGGTGACAAGGACGTTGCGCAGATCGAAGCAATGGTTGCCGACGGTTCCGTGGTGCCGCCCTGTATTATACGATAG
- the dctP gene encoding TRAP transporter substrate-binding protein DctP, with amino-acid sequence MKKVLHVAIALLVLALSSMPAAAGYKEEYKLSVVPGATSGWGLSATYFADLVAKKTDGRIVIKPYFSSQLLAGKQTSEFLMVRNGAIDFALASTINWSPQIKELNLPALPFMLAMEPDRYKALDAIEAGKAGKMMIEAIEKKGVKIIGWGENGFRELTNSKRAVATPADLKDLKIRVVGSPIFIDAFKELGANPVNMNWAEATTGFQQGVVDGQENPVNGICIPVKIWNYHTYLTNWHYLIDPLLLGVNPKVWASFSPEDQKILLESAAEATLYSKAIARIGMDNGESLAYLKSINMVPEIADPFGFLTGNGMTVIQLTPEQTKAFYDATAPVRERWVPQIGEDLVKAAEADMASVRQ; translated from the coding sequence ATGAAAAAGGTGCTTCATGTTGCCATTGCGTTGCTCGTTCTGGCCCTCTCTTCCATGCCGGCCGCTGCCGGATACAAGGAAGAGTACAAGCTCAGTGTGGTTCCGGGTGCGACTTCCGGGTGGGGGCTTTCCGCCACGTATTTTGCCGATCTCGTGGCGAAGAAGACCGACGGACGCATCGTCATCAAACCGTATTTTTCCAGCCAGCTGCTGGCAGGCAAGCAGACTTCGGAATTTCTCATGGTGCGCAACGGCGCCATTGACTTCGCCCTTGCCTCCACCATCAACTGGTCTCCCCAGATCAAGGAACTGAACCTGCCCGCCCTGCCCTTCATGCTCGCCATGGAGCCGGACCGCTACAAGGCGCTGGACGCCATTGAAGCGGGCAAGGCAGGCAAAATGATGATCGAAGCCATTGAAAAGAAGGGCGTGAAGATCATCGGCTGGGGAGAAAACGGCTTCCGCGAACTGACCAACAGCAAGCGCGCCGTGGCCACCCCTGCCGACCTGAAGGACCTGAAAATTCGTGTTGTGGGCAGCCCCATCTTCATCGACGCCTTCAAAGAACTGGGCGCCAACCCCGTGAACATGAACTGGGCAGAAGCCACCACCGGCTTTCAGCAGGGTGTTGTGGACGGGCAGGAAAACCCGGTCAACGGCATCTGCATTCCCGTCAAAATCTGGAACTACCACACGTACCTGACCAACTGGCACTACCTGATCGACCCGCTGCTCCTTGGCGTGAACCCCAAGGTGTGGGCATCCTTCAGCCCCGAAGACCAGAAGATTCTGCTGGAAAGTGCCGCAGAAGCCACACTGTACAGCAAGGCCATTGCCCGCATCGGCATGGATAACGGCGAATCGCTTGCCTATCTCAAGAGCATCAACATGGTGCCCGAGATTGCCGACCCCTTCGGCTTTCTGACAGGCAACGGCATGACGGTCATCCAGCTCACACCTGAACAGACCAAGGCTTTTTATGATGCCACCGCCCCTGT